One genomic region from Nilaparvata lugens isolate BPH chromosome 3, ASM1435652v1, whole genome shotgun sequence encodes:
- the LOC111052135 gene encoding putative gustatory receptor 28b isoform X1: MGFEQLNYSGKKNGNEALFVKRANRWKRPKYPNSKRINKIKLSRIFENDYLYLRTSYPMLGFLKIIGVAPIQFHNGELFIGHSFRFLVYVSILVILFTAIVINFILIEVKFMHFLTLIPFWIASLIVYLNLFFSTHDAKNICLISGKLSQIAEIMSSQRSGDFFSKGSILILLETVVLSSTFFYWDYPHFLKTATLVFIKFHVAFIMIQLYEINLKLKSAFEDVNKNLEKVVARYESDIFTVRSFLPFIETIGFPERRNKHLTIQVLIDLHWSLCKTVEIFSDYLGMKVLLVMIYSCVRIIHVPYLMIIFWMDSKVIGREEVFLTARKTLTVLMYIIEVLLLIIPCVRTSREAKRTSIVVSQLLDRNSPTSVNIQLQRSIQLLRFHNADFTARGLFKFDLSLITSIAGLASTYLIVFVQHQYSKKIFCASNNNNVTQN; encoded by the exons ATGGGGTTTGAACAGTTGAATTATTCAGGtaaaaaaaatggaaatgaaGCTCTTTTTGTGAAACGAGCAAACAGATGGAAAAGACCAAAATATCCAAATTCTAAGAGGATTAACAAAATCAAACTATccagaatttttgaaaatgattatttatatcTGCGGACGTCGTACCCAATGTTGGGTTTTCTTAAAATAATTGGAGTAGCACCTATCCAATTTCATAATGGGGAATTATTCATAGGGCATTCTTTTCGCTTCCTAGTCTATGTTAGCATTCTAGTAATCCTTTTCACTGCTATAGTTattaatttcatattaattgaagTCAAATTTATGCATTTTCTAACTCTTATTCCATTTTGGATAGCAAGTCTAATTGTGtacttgaatttatttttttcaactcatGACGCGAAAAATATCTGcctcatttctggaaaactcTCTCAAATCGCTGAAATTATGAGCTCGCAACGTTCTGGAGATTTCTTTTCGAAAGGGTCCATTTTAATTCTACTGGAAACAGTTGTACTATCATCCACGTTTTTCTACTGGGACTATCCTCATTTTCTTAAAACAGCAACCTTGGTGTTCATCAAATTTCATGTAGCTTTCATAATGATCCAACTctatgaaattaatttgaagCTAAAATCGGCGTTTGAGGACGTGaataaaaacttggaaaaagtGGTTGCCAGATATGAAAGTGATATATTTACTGTGAGGTCTTTTCTGCCTTTCATAGAGACTATTGGCTTTCCAG aAAGGAGAAACAAGCATCTCACCATACAAGTGCTGATTGATTTACACTGGTCACTGTGTAAAACTGTTGAAATATTTAGTGATTACCTTGGAATGAAGGTCTTGTTAGTGATGATCTACTCATGCGTTCGAATCATACATGTTCCTTATTTGATGATAATCTTTTGGATGGATTCAAAAGTTATAGGGAGGGAGGAAGTTTTCCTTACAGCTCGGAAAACTTTGACAGTCTTGATGTATATAATTGAAGTCCTTCTGCTTATTATTCCTTGCGTTCGAACATCAAGGGAG GCAAAGAGAACCTCAATTGTAGTCAGTCAATTACTGGACCGTAATTCGCCTACAAGTGTTAATATACAG CTTCAAAGATCCATCCAACTGTTAAGATTCCACAATGCGGATTTCACTGCTCGTGGGCTATTCAAATTTGACTTGTCACTTATCACATCG aTAGCTGGACTTGCATCTACTTATCTTATCGTCTTTGTACAACAccaatattctaaaaaaatctTCTGTGCTTCTAATAACAATAATGTGACACAAAATTGA